The Brassica oleracea var. oleracea cultivar TO1000 chromosome C7, BOL, whole genome shotgun sequence sequence CTATAAACAGCGCTTTGGTTAAGTACAACAATCCTCCTCCCATCACTATCACTTCTGCTGAGGATTCACCCAACAACGCCTTTGTTGCTGATGGTACCGATGAGAATCCGGACGGTACTGTGCAAGAGGCTGAGATCTCACCTGAGGTAAAGGCTTATCCGCAGTTACTGAAACTGTGCGGGGATATGGACTCAGCAGGGCTCCATAAGTTTGTATCAGACAACCGCAAGAACCTTGCGTCACTTAAGGAGGAGATCCCTGCGGCGTTCAAGGCTGCAGCGAACCCGGCGAGCTTAGTGCTGGACTCTTTGGAAGGGTTTTACCCTGTGGAGGCACCAAACGGTGATGGAAAGAAAGACGGTAACCTCTTGGGAATGCGCAGGACGTGTATCATGCTGATGGAGTGCCTTAGCGTACTGTTATCTGGTCTGGACGGCAACTCCCTTGGTGCTGTTCTCTCGGAAAGTGTTAAGCAGAGAGCGAAAAGTATTGCAGAAGGGTGGAGTCCACTGCTGGGGAGTCTTGAGATGGATGCTTGTAATGGTAATTCGTTGGAGGCGCATGCGTTCCTGCAGCTGCTGGCAACTTTTGGTATTGTTTCCGGCTTTGAAGAGGATGGAATCTTGAAGCTGATCCCCATGGTTTCACGTCGTCGTCAGGCAGCTGCGCTTTGCCGTTCTCTTGGGTTGTCTGAAAAAATGCCTGGTTTGTTCTCTAATTTTAATTATACGTCTTATTCTATTACATGTTATATAACTTTTGATCTGAAGGTTAATGTTTGGTTTGGTCAAGGATTTGTACGTTTTTGCAATAGTGCACATCCATATCATCTACCTATACCGTTGGTCTTAATCTTTGATGCGCACCATTCTTTATTGTTGTAGGTGTGATTGAAGTTCTCATGAACAGTGGAAAACAGATTGATGCCGTGAACTTGGCATTTGCGTTTGAACTCACTGAACAGTTCCCACCTGTCGAACTACTGAAGTCTTACTTGACCGAGGCAAAGAGATCTTCCTCCCAAGGTGGACCTGGCAATGCATCTCCTGCTGTTCAGGTAAGTGTTCCCTTACTTGATAACCTGCACTATACATTACTCTTTAAAAGAAAATGAAGGGATGTGCCAATGCACATTGCTTAAAAGTTAAAACGAGTGGTCTGATCTTGTATTGAGTTCTAAATCCTTTGAAACTTAGAAACGTATTCATTAGTTATTAATTACGTTAGGCGTATTATATATCAAACTACTTGCTAACGCAAGATTAAGCCTCAGATTATCATAACTATATGTGTACCAATGCAGGATGAGTTCAATGAGAGGGAGCTTACAGGTCTTAAAGCCGTGGCCAAGTGTGTGGAAGAGCATAACCTGGAAGAGCAGTACCCAGTTGAGCCACTTCAGAAACGGATTCTCCAGCTGGAGAAGGCCAAAGCAGAGAAAAAGAGAGCAACAGAACCCACAAAGCCTCAGACAAAGCGACCACGTGGTGCTCAACCCCGAGTCCCTGACAACCACAACCACAACAACAACAATAACAACAAGACAGGATATGGTAGAGTCATCCCTGAGAGGTATCCGCAGTATGTTTATGACAACAGACCTTTCCTTAGCGGTCCAATCATGGCGGCACAAGCTCCTCCGCCTCCACCTCCTCAGACTTACACTTTCAGTCCAGCTGCTGCTGCTCACGGGAACTTCTACGGGAACTGCTATCAATACCAGGCTCCTCCTCCTCCGTACTTTCACTAGTGACTAAAAAAGGTGATGGTGAACGTGACTGTGACTCTCTCTCTTCTATGGTGTTAACTTGTGGCAGCTCTTTAACCCCTCCTCTCCTTCTAGTCGTTTCCCTTTCGTGTTGTTGTTGTACGGATGATTTTAGTATTTTTAAGGATCAACCCTACTCAAAACAAAAAAAATCACTCTTTAAGTATTTCTATTAATGTTGAACAAAAAAAAAAAAAAGTATTTCTATTAATTATATTTTCAATGTTGTATTGTTTTCTTTCTTTACTCTCCAAAAGAAATAACAAAATAATCCATCAAGAGGTAGTAATTAACTAATTACAATATTAAGCGCGTTATTAGTGTAAATAAAGAAAAGTTTGTGTTACTTTTTGAATTTTGAAATATCTTTCATTCCGTTGAGCCCTAACTATCTCTCTCTCTCTCTCTGCTATCTCCCGCCAAATAGTACGAGTCGGAGATGAGAATCGCCGAGATCTCCACGCCGGACTACCGCCAGCTTCACCGGGAAACCGAGTCTAACACTCACCATCCTCTCCTCTCCGAGATCGAGCTCCTAATCCAGCAATCCGAATCCATTTCCAAAGATCAGCCGCTACCGCAAATTCTCCCTCATTCCCTCAGGCAATCCCTAACTCGGCTGAGTCAACTCGCTCCTTTTCCCGGTAACTCCTTCAAGCTCACCATATGGAAGCTCAGCTTTCGCCTCTGGAACGCATGCGTCGATCTCTCCAACGCCGCCTCGCTCCAATCCTCCTCATCCTCCGCCGAGAGCATCGCGAATCTCAGACATGCTGCCGCCGATATGCTATTTTTGGCCAGAGACGTCACCGGAGTTCCATCTCCGACGATCAAGTCCTCTCTCATCTACTATCGAACGGGTCTCGTATGGCACGACCTCAAAAAGTTCGATCTCGCCTCCGATTGCTTCGAGCGAGCCACCGAGATCCTCTCGAAGATCGATATCGCGAAAATCACCGATGCGGGAGAAAGGAAACTGATTCTTGATCTAAACCTAGCGCGATCTCGAACTGCCTGGGAGATTTCTGATAGGACTCTGGCGGTTACGCTGCTCAATCGAGCGAAGAATATGCTGTTTGGCTCACCGGATCACTACAAGGCCCTCTCGAATCAGTTCCTAGCGTTTGGTAAAAGCGCCTTGTCTAGAGAGGACGATGATTGCAGTTTAAACGATGCGCTAAGGCTCATGAATGAGTCGCTGGATCTTTGTGAGAAGGGGCTGGGTACTGCGAAAAATCGGGAAGACACCATGGAGTTCAAGAGCATGAGAATCAATACTCTCCGTTTCATATCAGCTGTCCACCTGCAAAAGGGTGAGTTCGAGAGTGTGATCAAATGCGTGAAAGTTCTCAGGAGTGACGGAGCAGATCAACACGCTTCATTGCCTGTGCTAGCGATGAAGGCTTGGTTAGGGCTTGGTAAGCATAGCGAGGCGGAGAAAGAGCTGAGAGGTATGGTGGGAAACAAAGATATTCCGGAGGCGGTGTGGGTATCTGCTGTGGAGGCTTATTTTGAGGTGGTGGGGACTGCTGGAGCGGAAACTGCGAAAGGTGTGTTCTTAGGTTTGCTCGGAAGGTGTCATGTCAGCGCAAAGACGGCGCTTAGAGTGGCCCATCGGGTTCTTGGAGAGAGTAGGGGAGGAGATTGTGGTTCGAGGATTAGAGCGAATGTTGTGGCTCAGCTTGTTTCAGACGAGAGGGTTGTTGCTCTCTTTGCTGGTGAAGCAGTGACTAACGAAAGGAAGGCAATACATTCTGTTCTGTGGAACAGGTTTGTTTTCTCTTTCATCTCATTTGGTTACATCTGTGATTACAGTATAGCGTTTCTGTGTGTATGTATTGCATCCTAGTTTACTAAGTAATTCAATTTGGCCACAGCAGTTGATAGTTTCCTTTCTTGTTTTTATCTCGTGGGGGTCTAATCTGAGTATCTCCTGCTGTTTACAGTGCTTCGGCTCATTTCGGTGCTAAAGATTTTGAGACAAGCGCAGAGATGTTTGAGAAATCGATGCTCTATATTCCACATAATATAGAAAATAGAGTTTTCAGGGCAAAAGGCTTCAGGGTTTTGTGTCTTTGCTACCTCGGTCTCTCTCAGCTTGATCGAGCTCATGAATACATAGAAGAAGCTGAAAAGGTACATATATAGGAAGAAACTTTATTTCCTGCGAATCTCTTAGCTGGATTTTTCAACTCAGGATTGCTAACTACATTTCTGTCTCTGCAGCTTGAACCCAATATTCACTGCTCTTTTCTTAAGGTGAATGTTGTTTTCCCTTGTCAATGAGATAATGTCATTTTATGGTTTTTCCTTGAGATGTTTGGAGATTGTTTCAAAAACCTTTAAACAACTACTTTTTCCTGCAGTTCAAAATCTGCCTACAGAGGAAGGAGCACAGTAGTGCCATCAGTCAGATCGATGCAATGTTGTCCTGCCTTGATTTTTCTCCACATTATCTGTCCCTTGCAGCGCATGAAGCTATCTCTTGCCAAGCGCTTTCAGTTGCTGTTGCTTCTCTTTCCAAGTTCCTGAGTTTCTACATCTCAGGGAAAACCATGCCAACCACAGAGGTCGTTGTCTTCCGTACCTTAGTCAGTCTACTGACTCAAGACGCTGGCAGCGAAACAGAAGCTCTTAACTTTATGTTGCAAGCTCATAGCAGGGCATCTAAGCTTGGGACAGAGTGTTTCTTTGGATCAGGAGAAACTGGAAAGCGAGAACTGAAGTGGTTTGCTCTGACTTCCTGGAATCTTGGGTCAAGGTGTGGGAATGCAAAGAAGTATGAGCTCTGTGGTGAATTCTGTAGGCTGGCATCAGACTTTTACAGCTACTTGGATACTGGTGAGTCTGGAGAAAACTCAGTGATGATTTTAAGGTCCCTAGTATTAGGTGTTACCGCTATCATTGCTTTGGAGAAGCAAAACAAGAACACACTGACTGAAACCCAAGTCAAACTCGCTGCAGAACTTCTCGTGAGAGCCGGAAAGGTCTTATCCTCCTCTTTGTCACATGATGGCACCATCACTTGCTGAGTTTCATCTTTCAGTTGTCTGATGTTTTTTTTTTAAATGCAGATTATGGCTTCTTTGCTCTCGGATGGTAAAGACTGTATCATGGAGCCAGAACTCATCTTCATGTACACTTTAACTGCCTATGAAATACACGGAAGGCTCAACAATTCAGCATTCCAGCTACTTGTGGTAAAAACCTTTGCTGGTTCCAAGTCTTGTAACTACAACTATCTTCTCCAACTTGGGATTTTCGCTTCTCAAAGCCCACGGTCCAACCCAGACGTGTCAACATTTGCTCTTAACGAATGCCTATCCGCACTGATCGCGTCTGCTTCACCAGAGTACCCAACCATAGCTCTCATAATCCGGAAGCTGATCGCCTTATCCAGCGTCCACAAAGGGGACACAG is a genomic window containing:
- the LOC106306261 gene encoding FRIGIDA-like protein 3, whose translation is MEDTRSVASLMDSTSSKIQQLQKAFAELESQRAVTLNLKWKEIEEHFHGLERSLKRRFHELEDQEKEYETKTRKAQELLEKKKAAVEAKEKVSLERLQKKRDAAVFAINSALVKYNNPPPITITSAEDSPNNAFVADGTDENPDGTVQEAEISPEVKAYPQLLKLCGDMDSAGLHKFVSDNRKNLASLKEEIPAAFKAAANPASLVLDSLEGFYPVEAPNGDGKKDGNLLGMRRTCIMLMECLSVLLSGLDGNSLGAVLSESVKQRAKSIAEGWSPLLGSLEMDACNGNSLEAHAFLQLLATFGIVSGFEEDGILKLIPMVSRRRQAAALCRSLGLSEKMPGVIEVLMNSGKQIDAVNLAFAFELTEQFPPVELLKSYLTEAKRSSSQGGPGNASPAVQDEFNERELTGLKAVAKCVEEHNLEEQYPVEPLQKRILQLEKAKAEKKRATEPTKPQTKRPRGAQPRVPDNHNHNNNNNNKTGYGRVIPERYPQYVYDNRPFLSGPIMAAQAPPPPPPQTYTFSPAAAAHGNFYGNCYQYQAPPPPYFH
- the LOC106302239 gene encoding TPR repeat-containing protein ZIP4 yields the protein MRIAEISTPDYRQLHRETESNTHHPLLSEIELLIQQSESISKDQPLPQILPHSLRQSLTRLSQLAPFPGNSFKLTIWKLSFRLWNACVDLSNAASLQSSSSSAESIANLRHAAADMLFLARDVTGVPSPTIKSSLIYYRTGLVWHDLKKFDLASDCFERATEILSKIDIAKITDAGERKLILDLNLARSRTAWEISDRTLAVTLLNRAKNMLFGSPDHYKALSNQFLAFGKSALSREDDDCSLNDALRLMNESLDLCEKGLGTAKNREDTMEFKSMRINTLRFISAVHLQKGEFESVIKCVKVLRSDGADQHASLPVLAMKAWLGLGKHSEAEKELRGMVGNKDIPEAVWVSAVEAYFEVVGTAGAETAKGVFLGLLGRCHVSAKTALRVAHRVLGESRGGDCGSRIRANVVAQLVSDERVVALFAGEAVTNERKAIHSVLWNSASAHFGAKDFETSAEMFEKSMLYIPHNIENRVFRAKGFRVLCLCYLGLSQLDRAHEYIEEAEKLEPNIHCSFLKFKICLQRKEHSSAISQIDAMLSCLDFSPHYLSLAAHEAISCQALSVAVASLSKFLSFYISGKTMPTTEVVVFRTLVSLLTQDAGSETEALNFMLQAHSRASKLGTECFFGSGETGKRELKWFALTSWNLGSRCGNAKKYELCGEFCRLASDFYSYLDTGESGENSVMILRSLVLGVTAIIALEKQNKNTLTETQVKLAAELLVRAGKIMASLLSDGKDCIMEPELIFMYTLTAYEIHGRLNNSAFQLLVVKTFAGSKSCNYNYLLQLGIFASQSPRSNPDVSTFALNECLSALIASASPEYPTIALIIRKLIALSSVHKGDTEDGEAIQKMYKQAYRIMVGLKEGEYPTDEGKWLAMTAWNRAALPVRLGQLETARKWLSIGLEIAEKVSGMDTYRACMEDFLGGFQTKVSSEAADMI